From Paenibacillus sp. FSL H8-0537:
GAACTTCGCGCCGGATAAGCGGACGGACGAGGAAATGGTCAGGGTATACTACAGCGACAATAACTGGGAGCGGTACCGCCGTGCCGTGAAGCTGGCGGAAGAAAAGGGCGTTACTCCGATCCAGATTGCTCTATCGTACGTTCTTTACCAGCCATTTCCAACTTGTGCGATTATCGGTCCGCGCAATCCGGATGAGTTCCAATCCTCGATCGAATCAATGAATCTTGAGCTGAGCCCTCAGGAAGTCGAATGGCTAGATCTGAAAAAGGGGGATATAGCATTATGATCAGACATAAACTTGCAGCCCAGCTATTCACCTTAAGAAACGAAGTGAAGAAGGATTTCGAGGGTGTTCTTAAAGATTTACGCAAAATGGGATGGGCGGCCGTTCAAATCGATGGTCTACATGGATACCCCGCCCGGGATATTGCTGCGGTGATGAAGGAAGCAGGCTTGAAGACCGCCGGCATGCATGTCGGCTTGGAGCGGATGAAGCATGATCTGAATGCCGTGCTGGAGGAAGCCCTCCTGTTCGATACGAAAGATTTCATCTGCCACTCGCTGCCGGACGGTCTTCAAACGCCCGAAGGGTACGCGAGCGTAAAGAAAGACTTACTGGCTGTTGCCGCCAAAGTCGACGGCACGGGATATCGGGTCGGTTACCATAATCATGACTTTGAATTTCACACGACGATCGACGGGAAATTCGCACTGGAATATTTATTGGAGGATACTTCCATATATGCTGAAATCGATACCTATTGGGTTCTGAAGGCCGGCCATGATCCGTTATCATTTATCCGGAATTATGCTTTCCGTATGCCGATCCTTCATTTGAAAGACATGACCTCAGACGGCCGGCAATATTTCTCCGAGATTGGAAGTGGCCTCATTGACTTTGCGCCGATTTTGAAATGGGGACTGGAAAGCGGCGTTGAATGGTTTGCGGTGGAGCAGGACTATTGTCCGGGCAATCCGATGGATAGCTTGGCTACCAGTTTGGAGCATCTCTTGAAGCTTGAGAAAGTCCTTTGATTTAATATCCCGGGAAAAAGGTGAGGATAAACATGTTGTTCACAGAAAAGAAGCTGGAAGCGAGGCTTTTCGAATTAAGCGAAACCCGTTATCGCGACGTTATGCCTTTGGAGAGCTTTTCTGCCGTTGAAGACGAGGCCGGTGCAACGGGAGCCCGGCCGCCTGCCCAATCACCTGAGTTTGAATTAAAAACCGGCGAGACTTGGAAGGGACGCGACCGTTATATTTGGTTATCTAGTAACGTCGAGATTCCCAGGGATTGGTTAGGAAAAACCGTTCTCGGACGCTTCGACTTCGGAGAGACAGGCGGGGGAAACAACGACGGCTTCGAGTCGCTGCTTTACTGGAACGGCGCTCCATACCAAGGCGTCGATTCCAACCATCAAGAAGTATTCCTGCCGGATGAAGCTGTCGGGGCGGTTGGCAGAATGGACATCCGCTTATGGTCGGGTCTGGATGGCGGAGGCAAGCCGCGCGAAATGAAGCACACGGTGAGCCGGGCCGAGCTGTGCTGGTTGGACGAAAAAATCGACGATTTCTACTATACGGGCCGAGCTGTGCTGGAAACGATTCAAGCGCTTGGCCCCGCGCATCCCGATCGAGTGGGTCTCGTTAAAGCGCTTGACCGTGCTTTTCTTGTAGTGGATTGGTCCGAACCGGGTTCCGATACCTATCGCGAATCCGTTTACGAAGCTCGCGAGCAATTACTGGCGGAACTGAACCGTTTCGAGAAGCATCACCCCGTTACGGTTACAACCATCGGTCATACCCATATCGACGTGGCTTGGTTGTGGAGACTGAAGCATACGCGCGAGAAATGCGCCCGTTCGTTCTCAACCGTTCTTCGCTTGATGGAAAGGTTCCCGGATTACGTGTTCTTGCAGACGCAGCCACAGTTGTACGCCTACATCAAGCAGGATTACCCAGAGATTTACGAGCAAATCCGCGAGCGCGTGCGTGAAGGGCGTTGGGAAATTGGCGGAGGTATGTGGCTCGAAGCCGATTGCAACCTGACTTCTGGAGAATCATTGGTCAGGCAATTTCTGTTCGGAACCCGATTCATCCGCGAGGAATTCGACGTGGAAAGCACGTATTTATGGCTTCCCGACGTATTCGGATACAGTTGGGCATTACCGCAAATTTTGCGGAAATCCGGCTTCGATACGTTCATGACTACCAAAATCAGCTGGAACCAATTCAACAGAATGCCGCACGATACGTTCAAATGGCGGGGAATCGACGGATCGGAAGTGCTCACGCATTTCATCACGACGCCGGATGATTGGGAGGAAGCTAACTCCTTCTTCTATACGTACAACGGATTGGTCACGGCCAAGACGGTTAAAGGGGCTTGGGATGGCTATCAGGAAAAAGAAGTGAACCAAGAACTGCTCCTTTCCTATGGCTACGGAGATGGCGGCGGAGGCGTGAATCGAGAAATGCTCGAAATGCGTCGGCGGCTGGATAAGATGCCAGGCCTGCCGAACGTGAAGACGGGACGCGCGGATGAATACTTCGGGCGGCTGCAACAAACATTCAAGGAGACGGATCGCTACGTTCACACCTGGGACGGCGAGTTGTACCTTGAGTACCATCGGGGAACTTACACGAGCCAAGCTCACAATAAACGGATGAA
This genomic window contains:
- a CDS encoding sugar phosphate isomerase/epimerase, translated to MIRHKLAAQLFTLRNEVKKDFEGVLKDLRKMGWAAVQIDGLHGYPARDIAAVMKEAGLKTAGMHVGLERMKHDLNAVLEEALLFDTKDFICHSLPDGLQTPEGYASVKKDLLAVAAKVDGTGYRVGYHNHDFEFHTTIDGKFALEYLLEDTSIYAEIDTYWVLKAGHDPLSFIRNYAFRMPILHLKDMTSDGRQYFSEIGSGLIDFAPILKWGLESGVEWFAVEQDYCPGNPMDSLATSLEHLLKLEKVL
- a CDS encoding alpha-mannosidase is translated as MLFTEKKLEARLFELSETRYRDVMPLESFSAVEDEAGATGARPPAQSPEFELKTGETWKGRDRYIWLSSNVEIPRDWLGKTVLGRFDFGETGGGNNDGFESLLYWNGAPYQGVDSNHQEVFLPDEAVGAVGRMDIRLWSGLDGGGKPREMKHTVSRAELCWLDEKIDDFYYTGRAVLETIQALGPAHPDRVGLVKALDRAFLVVDWSEPGSDTYRESVYEAREQLLAELNRFEKHHPVTVTTIGHTHIDVAWLWRLKHTREKCARSFSTVLRLMERFPDYVFLQTQPQLYAYIKQDYPEIYEQIRERVREGRWEIGGGMWLEADCNLTSGESLVRQFLFGTRFIREEFDVESTYLWLPDVFGYSWALPQILRKSGFDTFMTTKISWNQFNRMPHDTFKWRGIDGSEVLTHFITTPDDWEEANSFFYTYNGLVTAKTVKGAWDGYQEKEVNQELLLSYGYGDGGGGVNREMLEMRRRLDKMPGLPNVKTGRADEYFGRLQQTFKETDRYVHTWDGELYLEYHRGTYTSQAHNKRMNRKLELLYRETEWVSALAGVLKGNWSEYRQEKLNQGWTIILRNQFHDIIPGSSIKEVYEDSREEYAEAMSIATDVWYQAAAVVGDRKTEGTFTVLNSSPWERNDLLVIKVDNVPAGSVWTDVEGNDILSQYSDGRWIVAASKVPSLGFAAIHYKAESTQLSVASADIPFQKEGRVLKTPHYEIEWNEAGQLSRIYDLDNRRHVLAQHSLGNVLQVFEDKPLNFEAWDIDIFYQEKMREISELVSAELVDAGPLAAVVEFKWRFAKSVITQKMMVYASSRRIDFRTHIDWQEHQQLLKVAFPVDIRSTEATYDIQFGNVKRPTHWNTSWDWARFETVGHQWADLSERGYGVSLLNDCKYGYDIKDNVLRLSLLKSAISPDPDADIGEHEFVYALFPHVGDWYAGGTVQEAWSLNNSLTAYEGAPVRDAFSLFRLSASNVMVDAVKKGEDGDHLVLRIHEFAGVRSMVRLDSDFRIVSLQECDLMEKPFGAALSSVAEFELKPYEIKTFIVHLQV